In Thermotomaculum hydrothermale, a single genomic region encodes these proteins:
- a CDS encoding sulfotransferase family protein has protein sequence MEDKFIFVVGNSRSGTTMTARILGKNKEVFTFNEIHFWGEIWSKSDENKVITEKEAIKLASYLLFIQRVGYYFKKNFDNRFENDAKMIVDSISNKDLTMIDVYRAFLFFETKKNGKRIPCEQTPRNLFYIEEILKFFPNAKIVNLVRDPRDVLLSQKNKWKRKFYGEEYMPLKEMIRVRANYHPVVISRLWNSSVRIAKANDSKDFFKTFKFECILNNPESFLKDLCNFTGIGYSKDMLNVPKIGSSLKKDNEQELGIDKNSASNWKKGGLNSTEVFLCQKICGKLMQDYGYKIDFSIKPNFLLLFYYYVSLPVKLGFSFLLNLDRMKSIAENIRKRL, from the coding sequence GTGGAAGATAAATTCATTTTTGTTGTAGGGAATAGCAGAAGCGGTACAACAATGACAGCAAGGATTTTAGGTAAAAATAAAGAAGTTTTTACTTTCAATGAGATACATTTCTGGGGAGAAATCTGGAGTAAAAGTGACGAAAATAAAGTGATAACAGAAAAAGAAGCAATTAAACTTGCATCATATCTTCTGTTTATACAGAGGGTTGGCTATTATTTTAAGAAAAACTTTGATAATCGCTTTGAGAATGATGCAAAAATGATAGTAGATTCTATTTCAAATAAAGATTTAACAATGATTGATGTTTACAGAGCATTTTTGTTTTTTGAAACTAAAAAGAATGGGAAGAGAATACCATGCGAGCAGACACCAAGAAACCTTTTTTATATAGAAGAAATTCTAAAATTTTTTCCCAATGCAAAAATCGTGAACTTAGTTAGAGACCCAAGGGATGTTCTTCTTTCACAAAAGAATAAGTGGAAAAGGAAGTTTTACGGTGAAGAATATATGCCTTTAAAAGAAATGATAAGGGTAAGAGCAAATTATCATCCTGTGGTAATTAGCAGGTTGTGGAATTCATCTGTCAGAATCGCTAAGGCAAATGATAGTAAAGATTTTTTTAAAACATTTAAGTTTGAGTGTATTTTAAATAATCCAGAATCATTTCTTAAAGATTTGTGCAATTTCACAGGAATAGGATATTCAAAAGACATGCTTAATGTTCCAAAAATAGGTTCATCTTTAAAAAAAGACAATGAGCAAGAGTTGGGCATTGACAAAAATAGTGCTTCCAATTGGAAAAAGGGGGGGCTGAATTCAACAGAAGTTTTTCTATGCCAGAAAATCTGTGGAAAATTAATGCAAGATTATGGCTATAAAATTGATTTTTCAATTAAACCGAATTTTCTTTTGCTTTTTTACTATTATGTTAGTTTGCCGGTAAAACTTGGCTTTTCATTTTTGTTAAATCTGGACAGGATGAAAAGCATTGCTGAAAACATAAGAAAAAGGCTTTAA
- a CDS encoding glycosyltransferase family 4 protein, which produces MSKLNFRVLIQSRSNLFKIPGGDTNQIVETAKFLKEYGVDVDISTELKPDLKGYDLVHLYNLTSVPDVYIQALNARKQGKPVIITPIYINWREVERFGSYGIRRILANILPYSAFQELKIGVKAIKNREFNKKLLLLFIKGYIGLIKKTLNLADFIVPNSHMEMDAIKKDLKISKIPYSIVYNGIDTEVFDYEKTKIDNDIAVKLKDSIISVSRVAMMKNQINLVKAVNGLPFKLFIIGSSSPNQRFYYEKLKKIAGENVFFLGFVDRNELPQYFKAAKVHVLPSWFETTGLVSLEAAAMKCNVVITKKGYQYEYFKDYAFYCEPDDVNSIRNAILKAFNSPFNEEFCNFVVNNYSRKENTLKLLKIYENFIEREKESGR; this is translated from the coding sequence ATGAGTAAGTTAAATTTTAGGGTTTTAATCCAATCAAGGTCTAATTTGTTTAAAATTCCTGGTGGAGATACAAATCAAATTGTTGAAACTGCAAAATTTTTAAAAGAATATGGAGTCGATGTTGATATTTCCACAGAGTTAAAACCTGATTTAAAAGGTTATGATTTGGTTCATTTATATAATTTAACATCTGTTCCTGATGTATATATCCAGGCATTGAATGCCAGAAAACAGGGAAAGCCTGTGATTATTACTCCTATTTACATTAACTGGAGAGAGGTTGAAAGATTTGGCAGTTATGGAATTAGAAGAATACTGGCGAATATACTTCCTTACAGTGCTTTTCAAGAATTAAAAATAGGGGTAAAGGCTATAAAAAATAGAGAATTTAATAAAAAACTATTACTCCTATTTATTAAAGGATATATAGGTTTGATAAAAAAAACATTAAATCTTGCTGATTTTATTGTTCCAAATTCCCATATGGAGATGGATGCTATTAAAAAGGATTTAAAAATATCAAAAATCCCTTATTCTATTGTCTATAACGGGATTGATACTGAGGTTTTTGACTATGAAAAAACAAAGATTGATAATGATATCGCTGTTAAGTTAAAGGATAGCATTATATCTGTATCAAGGGTTGCAATGATGAAAAACCAGATAAATTTGGTCAAAGCAGTTAATGGATTGCCTTTTAAATTGTTTATTATAGGGAGTTCTTCTCCCAATCAAAGGTTTTACTATGAAAAATTAAAAAAAATAGCAGGGGAAAATGTTTTTTTTCTTGGCTTTGTAGATAGAAATGAGTTGCCTCAATACTTTAAAGCTGCAAAAGTCCATGTTTTGCCAAGCTGGTTTGAGACGACAGGGCTGGTTAGCCTTGAAGCGGCGGCTATGAAGTGTAATGTGGTTATAACGAAAAAAGGGTATCAGTATGAATATTTTAAAGATTATGCTTTTTACTGTGAGCCTGACGATGTGAATTCAATAAGAAATGCTATTTTGAAAGCCTTTAATTCTCCTTTTAATGAAGAATTTTGTAATTTTGTTGTTAATAATTATTCAAGAAAAGAAAATACTTTAAAACTATTAAAAATCTATGAAAATTTTATTGAAAGGGAAAAAGAAAGTGGAAGATAA
- a CDS encoding O-antigen ligase family protein: MRISVARKFFDKYVFLYLFALLLVRSRTNLLFVICLLFYYFLELLREKTKINLQKFYLFAIGIGFSLVWLLPILYPEIQNFFASSLQWRYHEWNTYIAFVKNNPDNVLLFGKGFGAVLFSEKPIQVFLASKVFYLERFHNIFLFLLFKIGIIGVFLYLSILYFVFKIIGKNVPSNNFYVIFYLVFLFFIGFPANGGFTMSVFIGMVLGVCLFFCCNSQILILKNE, encoded by the coding sequence TTGAGAATTTCTGTTGCTCGTAAATTTTTTGATAAATATGTTTTTTTGTATTTGTTTGCTTTATTATTGGTGAGAAGCAGGACAAATCTTTTGTTTGTCATTTGTTTGTTGTTTTATTATTTTCTGGAATTACTGAGGGAAAAAACTAAAATTAATTTACAAAAATTTTATTTGTTTGCAATTGGAATTGGTTTTTCCCTTGTTTGGTTATTGCCAATTCTTTATCCTGAGATTCAAAATTTTTTTGCTTCTTCTCTACAATGGAGATACCATGAGTGGAATACATATATAGCTTTTGTTAAAAATAATCCTGATAATGTGCTTTTATTTGGGAAAGGTTTTGGTGCTGTTTTGTTTTCTGAAAAACCAATACAAGTTTTTTTAGCTTCAAAAGTGTTTTATCTTGAAAGATTTCATAATATATTTCTTTTTTTATTGTTTAAAATTGGGATAATAGGTGTTTTTCTTTATTTATCAATTTTGTATTTTGTTTTTAAAATTATTGGTAAAAATGTTCCTTCAAATAATTTTTATGTAATTTTCTACTTGGTTTTCCTTTTTTTTATTGGATTCCCTGCAAATGGGGGATTTACTATGAGTGTTTTTATTGGGATGGTATTAGGTGTTTGTTTATTTTTTTGTTGTAATTCTCAAATCTTAATTTTAAAAAATGAGTAA
- a CDS encoding glycosyltransferase family 2 protein: MRFPKIYIIILNYNCWKDTVECVESVLKSRYKNIQVIVIDNNSPDNSMDYIKKFFDGILETSYLKELKLPEVSFTYKPKQYVYVEKEDLNSDYLKKVPITKNKNYPIILIQTGENRGFGAGVNVALRFLLDKEENAFVFLLNPDMVLNEDTIEKLVNCSKNNIGVWGINIYDYYNRRRELFKGGFKVTGYGTVKPVLEFGQRPDFISGSALFCHLDVFRKVGLFDERYFLYWEDADWCFAARNKGFELFFCKDAVGFDKGGKSTGRGELTEYFYTVNLFKFYSKYFPGRKNLMYFFVLLRMIKKFFKGNFRISFAIGKGFWDSLRLKDEKHT; encoded by the coding sequence ATGAGATTTCCTAAAATTTACATTATTATTCTTAACTACAATTGCTGGAAAGATACTGTTGAATGTGTTGAAAGTGTTTTAAAAAGTAGATACAAAAATATTCAGGTGATTGTTATAGATAATAATTCTCCTGATAATTCAATGGATTATATTAAAAAATTCTTTGATGGGATACTGGAGACAAGTTATTTAAAAGAATTGAAGCTTCCCGAAGTTTCTTTTACCTATAAACCGAAACAATATGTTTATGTTGAAAAAGAAGATTTAAATTCAGATTATTTAAAAAAAGTGCCTATAACTAAAAATAAAAATTATCCTATAATTTTAATTCAAACAGGTGAAAATAGAGGTTTTGGGGCAGGTGTAAATGTTGCGCTAAGGTTTTTGTTAGACAAAGAAGAAAACGCATTTGTGTTTTTGCTTAATCCAGATATGGTTTTGAATGAGGATACAATAGAAAAACTGGTAAATTGTTCGAAAAATAATATAGGTGTTTGGGGAATTAACATATACGATTATTACAATAGAAGAAGAGAGTTATTTAAAGGGGGATTTAAAGTTACGGGATACGGAACTGTAAAACCTGTTCTGGAATTTGGACAAAGGCCTGATTTTATTTCAGGCTCTGCTTTGTTTTGCCATTTAGATGTGTTTAGAAAAGTAGGTTTGTTTGACGAAAGATATTTTTTATACTGGGAAGATGCCGATTGGTGTTTTGCTGCAAGGAATAAAGGTTTTGAATTGTTTTTTTGTAAAGATGCAGTTGGTTTTGATAAAGGCGGGAAAAGCACTGGCAGAGGGGAACTTACAGAGTATTTTTATACGGTAAATTTATTCAAATTTTATTCTAAATACTTTCCTGGAAGAAAAAATTTGATGTATTTCTTTGTGCTTTTGAGGATGATTAAAAAATTTTTTAAAGGAAATTTTAGAATTTCATTTGCTATAGGAAAAGGTTTTTGGGATAGTTTAAGGTTGAAAGATGAAAAACATACTTAA
- a CDS encoding glycosyltransferase family 2 protein, whose amino-acid sequence MKERVCAVVVTYNRKQLLIECLEALKKQTRPLDGIHIIDNASTDETPEFLLSNGYIKELPPENLVEPWEKEFEVKSLTDGQLIKINYVRMHENTGGAGGFYEGVRRAYVKGYDWLWLMDDDAEPKEDALEKLSNCFDIKEISALACKVVFPNGKICFYHRGFINFKNIYPLLQKPLQKDKYRNQIEKIDIASFVGILIRRTAIEKIGFPKKEFFIHHDDVEYCLRLRKVGEILLISDSVIIHKEARKKGIRKKFFWKESIRIPYRKFWLTYYGRRNLVWLGKKYSTKKFNFWKGFVISLLKSMIGILFFDNHKFRRINFILNAYFDGLKENFDNEKPKRILYKKKNEIS is encoded by the coding sequence ATTAAGGAAAGAGTTTGTGCTGTTGTTGTTACATATAATAGAAAACAACTATTAATAGAATGTTTGGAAGCTTTAAAAAAACAAACAAGGCCATTAGATGGAATTCATATAATTGATAATGCTTCTACAGATGAAACCCCTGAATTTCTATTGAGTAATGGATACATAAAAGAATTACCTCCTGAAAATTTAGTTGAACCCTGGGAAAAAGAATTTGAAGTAAAAAGTTTAACGGATGGACAATTGATAAAAATTAACTATGTCCGTATGCACGAAAACACAGGGGGTGCAGGTGGATTTTATGAAGGAGTTAGGAGGGCTTATGTAAAGGGATATGATTGGTTGTGGTTAATGGATGATGATGCTGAACCTAAAGAGGATGCATTAGAAAAACTATCAAATTGTTTTGATATAAAAGAGATTTCAGCATTGGCGTGTAAAGTTGTGTTTCCAAACGGCAAAATATGCTTTTACCATAGGGGATTTATAAATTTTAAAAATATCTACCCTTTACTTCAGAAACCATTGCAGAAGGATAAATATAGAAACCAAATTGAAAAAATAGATATAGCTTCATTTGTTGGAATTTTAATTAGAAGAACAGCAATAGAAAAAATAGGTTTTCCTAAAAAAGAGTTTTTTATTCATCATGATGATGTTGAATATTGTTTAAGGTTGCGTAAGGTTGGAGAAATTCTTTTAATTTCTGATAGTGTTATAATCCATAAAGAGGCACGGAAAAAAGGAATAAGAAAGAAATTTTTTTGGAAGGAAAGTATTCGCATTCCATATAGAAAATTCTGGTTAACATATTATGGTAGAAGGAATTTGGTTTGGTTAGGGAAAAAATATTCTACAAAAAAATTTAATTTTTGGAAAGGTTTTGTTATTAGCCTTCTAAAGTCTATGATAGGAATATTATTTTTTGATAACCATAAATTTAGAAGAATTAATTTTATTTTAAATGCGTATTTTGACGGTTTAAAAGAAAACTTTGATAACGAAAAACCAAAAAGAATTTTGTATAAAAAGAAAAATGAGATTTCCTAA
- the glf gene encoding UDP-galactopyranose mutase: MFDYVIIGAGFAGSVIAERIATQVNKKVLIIEKRNHIGGNCYDYKDENNIIIHKYGPHLFHTNNKEVFDYLSNFTDWRFYQHRVLAFIDGKNVSIPFNLNTLYEVFPKTIAEKLENKLLGKYKYNSKISILSLLKEKDDDLKFIANYVYEKVFKNYTAKQWGLKPEEIDAQVTARVPFYISRDNRYFTDKYQAIPKKGYTKIFEKMLNHPNIKIMLNTDFKEVCQLKDDEFYLFGQKFEGKVIFTGMIDELFNYKFGELPYRSLDLKLETVDKEWFQKVATVNYPNDYDFTRITEFKHIHPANSKRTVILKEFPKPYEIGKNIPYYPVFTKENRELYNKYKKMAEKTKSLILVGRLAEYRYYDMDDVIKMALKVFEEKVK, translated from the coding sequence TTGTTTGATTATGTAATTATAGGAGCAGGATTTGCTGGTAGTGTTATTGCTGAAAGGATTGCAACACAAGTTAATAAAAAAGTATTAATTATTGAAAAGCGAAATCATATTGGTGGAAATTGCTATGATTATAAAGATGAAAATAATATCATTATCCACAAATATGGTCCCCATTTATTTCATACTAATAACAAAGAAGTTTTTGATTATTTGTCAAATTTTACAGATTGGCGGTTTTATCAACATAGGGTATTAGCTTTTATAGATGGCAAAAATGTTTCAATCCCTTTTAATTTAAATACTCTTTATGAGGTATTTCCAAAAACAATAGCAGAAAAGTTAGAAAACAAATTACTTGGGAAATATAAATACAACTCCAAAATTTCGATTTTATCTCTATTAAAAGAAAAAGATGACGATTTAAAATTTATAGCAAACTATGTTTATGAAAAAGTATTTAAAAATTACACTGCTAAGCAGTGGGGTTTAAAGCCAGAAGAAATAGATGCTCAAGTAACTGCAAGAGTTCCATTTTACATTAGTCGGGACAACAGATATTTTACAGACAAATACCAGGCAATACCTAAAAAAGGTTACACAAAAATATTTGAGAAAATGCTTAATCACCCAAATATTAAGATAATGCTCAACACTGATTTTAAGGAAGTATGTCAATTAAAGGACGATGAATTCTATTTGTTTGGACAAAAGTTTGAAGGGAAAGTAATATTTACTGGAATGATAGATGAATTATTTAATTATAAATTTGGAGAACTTCCTTATCGTTCACTTGATTTAAAGCTTGAAACAGTAGACAAAGAGTGGTTTCAAAAAGTTGCTACTGTTAATTATCCAAATGACTATGATTTTACAAGAATAACTGAGTTTAAACATATTCACCCTGCAAATTCTAAAAGAACAGTAATTTTAAAAGAGTTTCCCAAACCATATGAGATAGGAAAAAATATTCCATACTATCCAGTTTTTACAAAAGAAAATAGAGAACTTTATAATAAATACAAAAAAATGGCAGAAAAAACTAAATCCCTTATTTTGGTTGGAAGACTTGCCGAGTATAGATATTATGATATGGACGATGTTATTAAAATGGCATTAAAGGTTTTTGAGGAAAAAGTAAAATGA
- a CDS encoding sulfotransferase family protein, translated as MPLPNFLIVGAAKSGTTALYHYLKEHPDIFMSPIKEPKFITSNFLKFPSKGVGDEKEDRRIIRDWQSYKNLFYDVKNEKAIGEASVDNLYFYEKSIFYIKKYLGDPKIIIGLRNPIERAFSAYLHLIRDEREYLTFEEALEQEEQRISNNWRLIWHYKNVGFYYKQVKAYLDNFSNVKIYLYDDFKETPLAVVQDIFRFLEVDDSFIPKTIKMRFNVSGIPNNKFLHNFLMKPNTLKSIVRPFVKALIPKDMRMKIKIKLLQKNLKKPQMNPETKEYLKNLYKEDMLKLQELIKRDLSHWLE; from the coding sequence ATGCCTTTACCTAATTTTTTAATAGTAGGAGCAGCTAAATCTGGAACGACAGCTCTGTATCATTATTTAAAAGAGCATCCTGACATTTTTATGTCTCCTATAAAAGAGCCAAAGTTTATTACATCAAATTTTTTAAAATTTCCATCTAAAGGGGTTGGGGATGAAAAAGAGGATAGGAGAATAATAAGAGATTGGCAATCATATAAAAATCTTTTTTATGATGTAAAAAATGAAAAGGCAATTGGTGAAGCAAGTGTTGATAATTTATATTTTTATGAAAAATCCATTTTTTATATAAAAAAATATTTGGGAGACCCCAAAATAATAATTGGTTTAAGAAACCCTATAGAAAGGGCTTTTTCAGCATATTTGCATTTAATTAGAGATGAAAGAGAATATTTAACTTTTGAAGAGGCTTTAGAGCAAGAGGAGCAAAGAATATCCAATAATTGGAGGCTTATTTGGCATTATAAAAATGTAGGATTTTATTATAAGCAAGTAAAAGCATATCTTGATAATTTCTCAAATGTAAAGATATACTTATATGATGATTTTAAAGAAACACCACTTGCGGTTGTTCAAGATATCTTTAGATTTTTAGAAGTTGATGATTCTTTTATCCCGAAGACTATTAAAATGAGATTTAATGTTTCAGGTATTCCCAACAACAAATTTTTACACAATTTTTTAATGAAACCTAACACATTAAAGAGTATTGTTAGGCCTTTTGTGAAAGCATTAATTCCAAAAGATATGAGAATGAAAATAAAGATTAAGCTTTTGCAAAAAAATCTTAAAAAACCACAAATGAATCCTGAAACAAAAGAATACCTAAAAAATCTTTATAAAGAAGATATGTTGAAATTACAAGAATTAATTAAAAGAGATTTATCTCATTGGTTGGAGTAA
- a CDS encoding glycosyltransferase family 4 protein, with protein sequence MVKKIKVLQINNYHYLKGGSETVYLKTGELLQRKGHDVIFFSVRDKEILDTKHSSYFINPVDFKNLPFFKKVLMVKRFFYSKDAANSLEKLILDTKPDIAHLHIFYGRLSLSILPVLKKHKIPVVMTVHEYRMLCPMYLMLDRKGKICEKCAKGNYFHCVFKRCNRGKLLDSMGVSFECFFRDLFFPYEKHIDKFIMVSKFIMKKHIKYKPELEEKSVQIYNFINFDKLTPYHSHENYYLYFGRLSKEKGIFTLLKAWKNFPELKLKIAGSGNEEANLKRMIKENNLKKIKLIGLKKDKELEEIGRKAKFVIVPSEWYENNPMSVIESLALGTPIIGANIGGIPELISDGLTGFLFESKNTSSLIRAIEKAEILDEHKYKEFSKSAHSFAKENFNSEIYYNKLLEVYNNVNSAKS encoded by the coding sequence ATGGTTAAGAAAATAAAAGTATTGCAGATTAACAATTATCATTATTTAAAGGGTGGGTCAGAAACAGTCTATCTTAAAACTGGTGAATTGTTGCAGCGAAAAGGGCATGATGTTATTTTTTTTAGTGTTAGAGATAAAGAAATATTAGATACCAAGCATTCCAGTTATTTTATTAATCCAGTTGATTTTAAAAATCTTCCATTTTTTAAAAAAGTTTTAATGGTAAAACGATTTTTTTATTCAAAAGACGCTGCAAATTCTCTGGAAAAACTTATTTTAGATACAAAGCCTGATATTGCCCATTTACACATTTTTTATGGAAGGTTGAGTTTATCAATACTCCCTGTATTAAAAAAGCACAAAATTCCTGTTGTAATGACAGTACATGAATATAGAATGCTCTGTCCAATGTATCTTATGCTTGACAGGAAAGGAAAAATTTGTGAGAAATGTGCAAAAGGAAATTATTTTCACTGTGTTTTCAAAAGGTGCAATAGAGGGAAATTGCTTGATAGCATGGGTGTTTCTTTTGAATGCTTTTTCAGAGATTTGTTTTTTCCTTATGAAAAACATATAGATAAGTTTATTATGGTAAGCAAATTTATTATGAAAAAACATATTAAATACAAACCTGAATTAGAAGAAAAATCGGTTCAAATTTATAATTTTATTAATTTTGATAAATTAACTCCCTATCATTCTCATGAAAATTATTACCTTTACTTTGGAAGGCTTTCAAAAGAAAAAGGAATTTTTACTCTTCTTAAGGCATGGAAAAATTTTCCTGAATTAAAATTAAAAATAGCTGGAAGTGGAAATGAAGAGGCTAATTTAAAAAGAATGATAAAAGAAAATAATCTAAAAAAAATTAAACTAATAGGACTTAAAAAGGACAAAGAACTTGAAGAAATTGGAAGGAAAGCAAAATTTGTCATAGTGCCTTCTGAATGGTATGAGAATAATCCTATGAGCGTAATAGAATCTCTTGCATTAGGCACTCCGATTATAGGTGCTAATATTGGTGGTATTCCAGAATTAATCTCTGATGGATTAACAGGTTTTTTGTTTGAAAGCAAGAACACCTCTTCTTTGATTAGAGCTATAGAAAAAGCAGAAATTTTAGATGAGCATAAATACAAAGAATTTTCAAAATCTGCTCATAGTTTTGCAAAAGAAAATTTTAATAGCGAAATTTATTACAATAAACTTTTAGAAGTTTACAATAATGTGAATTCAGCGAAAAGTTAA
- a CDS encoding flippase, translated as MIFFDSLKKKIKEDKHFNELFSGFSTALILRITGLFFSYLFIALVSRKFGAKAVGVFALSLTFLNIYSTLGTIGTGTLFLRFCAEFKSERNRKALKNLFKKVALIVLTASLIVSVVAFYNADFFSTSLLKKTFMKIPLIIVAFSTLPFSFFIIVSEGIRGFKMVKEYMLFRFVGLNFLSILFLFLLPFILNMHYKTPFFEKTVFPILAFVLSVFVLLFFVFYVWIKEYRNIPELKERGRENQGFLLLLSISIPMLFSNSLSLIINWADTIMLGMFKSAETVGYYNVASRISKIIVIILMAINTIAAPKFAEFWGKKDIAGLVKIARQSTKLIFWTTFPVFLFFILSSNFLLGIFGKEFQVATVCLIILLIGFFYNAVCGSVGLILLMTGHQVFHQNVMFIGALANIILNYLLIPKYGINGAAFASAITMIFWNTLYSFKVRKITGKWIFYPRIY; from the coding sequence ATGATTTTTTTTGACTCTCTTAAAAAGAAGATTAAAGAAGACAAACATTTCAATGAGCTTTTTTCTGGTTTTTCTACCGCATTAATTTTAAGGATTACAGGCTTATTTTTTTCTTATCTATTTATTGCTCTTGTTTCAAGAAAATTTGGGGCAAAAGCTGTGGGAGTTTTTGCCCTTTCACTGACTTTTTTAAATATTTATTCCACATTAGGAACAATTGGTACAGGGACTCTATTTTTAAGATTTTGTGCTGAATTTAAATCTGAGAGAAACAGAAAGGCTTTAAAAAATCTTTTTAAAAAAGTTGCCTTAATTGTGTTAACAGCATCTTTGATAGTTTCTGTAGTAGCATTTTATAATGCTGATTTCTTTTCAACGAGTTTATTAAAAAAAACTTTTATGAAAATTCCTCTAATAATAGTAGCATTTTCAACTCTTCCTTTTAGTTTTTTTATTATTGTTTCGGAAGGAATAAGAGGATTTAAGATGGTAAAAGAGTATATGCTTTTTAGATTTGTGGGTCTAAATTTCCTTTCTATTTTATTTTTGTTTTTGCTTCCCTTTATTCTAAATATGCATTACAAAACTCCATTTTTTGAAAAAACAGTTTTTCCAATCTTGGCCTTTGTTTTATCTGTTTTTGTTCTTTTGTTTTTTGTATTTTATGTCTGGATTAAAGAGTACAGAAATATTCCAGAGCTTAAAGAAAGGGGAAGGGAAAATCAGGGATTTTTATTGTTGCTTTCAATCTCGATACCAATGCTTTTTTCAAATTCATTAAGTTTGATAATCAATTGGGCAGATACAATAATGCTGGGGATGTTTAAGTCTGCCGAAACAGTTGGATATTATAATGTAGCATCAAGGATTTCAAAGATTATTGTAATAATTTTAATGGCTATAAACACAATTGCTGCGCCTAAATTTGCAGAATTCTGGGGTAAGAAAGACATTGCCGGGCTTGTAAAAATTGCCAGACAATCAACAAAACTAATATTCTGGACTACTTTTCCTGTTTTTCTATTCTTTATTCTCTCTTCTAATTTTTTATTAGGTATTTTTGGTAAAGAGTTTCAGGTTGCAACTGTTTGCCTTATTATTTTATTAATAGGCTTTTTTTACAATGCAGTTTGTGGAAGTGTTGGCCTTATTCTTTTAATGACCGGCCATCAGGTTTTTCATCAAAATGTTATGTTTATAGGGGCACTGGCAAATATTATTTTAAACTATTTATTGATTCCTAAATACGGTATAAACGGTGCTGCTTTTGCAAGTGCAATTACAATGATTTTCTGGAATACATTGTATAGTTTTAAGGTAAGAAAAATAACAGGAAAATGGATTTTTTATCCAAGGATTTATTAG
- a CDS encoding sulfotransferase, with product MPLPEFFCVGAAKSGTTTLHNILIQHPDIFLPDVKETH from the coding sequence GTGCCTTTACCAGAGTTTTTCTGTGTTGGCGCTGCAAAATCAGGTACGACAACACTTCATAATATACTTATCCAGCACCCTGATATTTTTCTCCCAGATGTAAAGGAGACTCATTGA
- a CDS encoding sulfotransferase family protein encodes MSKNRKKVPDFFIVGAPKCGTTSLQYYLSQHPEIYFSPIKEPVYFAKDIVENAKRCKSGRAYFLDKKYFLRKHPLQMHIAYIEDFNLYLQLFSYMKEEKVAGEASAYYLFSSVAAEEIYKFNKDAKIIIILRNPVERAFSHFLMNLRDGIINNNDFLDEVFSDYEKGKNECRQNCLEIGLYFNQLQRYFNLFPENNIRVLIFEKYTKNLPETCRDLFAFFGVKKDFEVDFSKKLNKALNPKLPWINNKIKDLRRKINLIFPFKTPELIKKTYNYLFMENEKPLLTKREKEKLLSLFKEDILKTQSLLKIDFSFWFDI; translated from the coding sequence ATGAGCAAAAATAGAAAAAAAGTCCCTGATTTTTTTATAGTTGGTGCACCAAAATGTGGTACAACATCACTTCAATATTACCTTTCCCAGCACCCGGAGATTTATTTTTCACCTATAAAAGAACCTGTTTATTTTGCAAAAGATATTGTTGAAAATGCAAAAAGGTGTAAATCAGGAAGGGCTTATTTCCTTGATAAAAAGTATTTTTTGAGAAAACATCCTTTGCAGATGCACATAGCATACATTGAGGATTTTAATTTATACTTGCAACTTTTTTCTTATATGAAAGAGGAAAAGGTTGCAGGTGAGGCAAGCGCATATTATTTGTTTTCCTCTGTTGCAGCGGAGGAGATTTATAAATTCAATAAAGATGCAAAAATTATTATTATTTTAAGGAATCCTGTTGAAAGGGCATTTTCCCATTTTTTAATGAATTTAAGAGACGGGATTATTAACAATAATGATTTTCTTGATGAGGTTTTCTCCGATTACGAGAAAGGAAAAAATGAATGCAGGCAAAACTGTTTAGAGATTGGGTTGTATTTTAATCAATTGCAGAGATATTTTAATCTTTTTCCTGAAAATAATATCAGGGTGTTAATTTTTGAAAAATATACAAAAAACCTTCCTGAAACCTGTAGGGATTTATTTGCTTTTTTTGGTGTAAAAAAAGATTTTGAGGTGGATTTTTCAAAAAAGTTGAATAAGGCCTTAAATCCTAAACTTCCCTGGATAAATAACAAAATTAAAGATTTAAGAAGAAAGATTAATTTAATTTTCCCATTTAAAACACCTGAATTAATAAAAAAAACTTATAATTACTTATTTATGGAAAATGAAAAGCCTTTATTAACTAAAAGGGAAAAAGAGAAGTTGTTATCTCTTTTCAAGGAAGATATTTTAAAAACACAATCATTACTTAAAATAGATTTTTCTTTCTGGTTTGATATTTAA